A window of the Thermoleophilia bacterium SCSIO 60948 genome harbors these coding sequences:
- a CDS encoding HAMP domain-containing protein: MTDRPDSRRGARAVSDAALFWRVFLPNALVLAVAVFALAFSPLSVSASFSWQQAIALLGALAALVAVNLLLIRRAVAPLERLTAAMASVDPLVGGSRVPVEGGGEAAELARVFNQMAERLEHERRESGERLLSAQEAERVRLARELHDEIGQSLTGLMLELDVAARKAPPEVADELASTRETARRLTDEVREVVRGLRPDVLSDLGLARALRSLAHRFSTDPDLTVVGGIESEPPDLSPAVELAVYRVAQEAMTNAVRHAGATRVLLRLRTTAAGALVLQVSDDGGGLAGSEPGGGQRGMLERAVLAGGRLRLGPSELGGTEVRLEVPARTQETER; the protein is encoded by the coding sequence CTGACCGACCGTCCGGACAGCCGCCGGGGAGCACGCGCCGTTTCGGACGCGGCGCTCTTCTGGCGCGTCTTCCTACCGAACGCGCTGGTCCTCGCGGTCGCGGTCTTCGCCCTCGCGTTCTCGCCCCTCAGCGTCTCGGCCTCGTTCTCGTGGCAGCAGGCCATCGCGCTGCTCGGCGCGCTGGCCGCGCTCGTCGCCGTCAACCTGCTCCTGATCCGGCGCGCCGTGGCGCCGCTCGAGCGCCTGACCGCGGCGATGGCGAGCGTCGACCCGCTCGTCGGCGGCAGCAGGGTGCCGGTCGAGGGCGGCGGCGAGGCGGCGGAGCTTGCACGGGTGTTCAACCAGATGGCCGAGCGGCTCGAGCACGAGCGACGCGAATCGGGCGAGCGGCTGCTCTCGGCCCAGGAGGCAGAGCGGGTGCGGCTCGCCCGGGAGCTCCACGACGAGATCGGTCAGAGCCTGACCGGCCTGATGCTCGAGCTCGACGTCGCGGCGCGGAAGGCACCACCCGAGGTCGCCGATGAGCTGGCATCGACGCGCGAGACGGCGCGACGACTGACCGACGAGGTGCGCGAGGTCGTCCGCGGGCTGCGACCTGACGTCCTCTCCGACCTGGGGCTCGCCCGAGCGCTCCGAAGCCTCGCCCACCGCTTCTCCACCGACCCGGACTTGACGGTCGTCGGCGGGATCGAGTCCGAGCCGCCCGACCTCTCCCCAGCGGTCGAGCTCGCTGTCTACCGCGTCGCTCAGGAGGCGATGACGAACGCCGTCCGGCACGCCGGCGCGACCCGGGTGCTGCTGCGGCTGCGGACCACCGCGGCCGGCGCGCTCGTGCTCCAAGTCTCCGATGACGGAGGAGGTCTCGCAGGCTCCGAACCGGGCGGCGGCCAGCGCGGGATGCTCGAGCGTGCGGTCCTCGCCGGGGGGCGACTGCGGCTCGGTCCGAGCGAACTCGGGGGCACCGAGGTCCGGCTCGAGGTTCCGGCGCGCACGCAGGAGACCGAGCGATGA
- a CDS encoding acyltransferase: protein MTKRWFRADIEGLRGLAMILVLLAHAGFGFAEGGYVGLDVFFVISGFLITTLILRELDRTGRISLAQFYARRIRRLLPAAAVVLIAIVFGSLILFSPVRNEVVSGDVLASVGYFVNWRLADQSVDYFAQGFEGSPVQHFWSLAVEEQFYILWPLVIVAIAFVVAKLGGRHRTLLGGFILFAGAASLAYSISFTQESPGQAYFSTLTRAWELGLGCLLAVFTLPKLGPRAAGALTVGGVAAIVGSFVTLNESTPFPGALALFPVLGAGAVVVAGVGSVSSLPQRALASRPLCYVGRISYCWYLWHWPALIFAGAIWGSLTPVQGALVIAASWVPAELTHRFVEVPLRHAKAISVRPRRAVGVLVAGSGATAVCALALAVAQPTIPLAPEDGVDGATALASTTEVQDSAEAVRPQVESAFEDRTKLVDDGCFVKLGVVENDECVYGDKDSKTTVVLFGDSHGEQYFPAVERIAERQGWRLVALTKSFCSPAEVEQAHPTKSGRFTECPQWRENTIERILDREKPRMVIVGGSKQIDPLVGGTPADEETGREAMVDGWAETLEELRSGGARVALLTDLPQSPIDIPDCVSENRDDLESCTFPEPDDALEVERRAVERVEGAELVDTVSSVCADRTCRAVIGDAITYRDRGHITATFSATLAPAIGEQLPRLD, encoded by the coding sequence GTGACGAAGCGCTGGTTTCGCGCCGACATCGAGGGGCTTCGCGGCCTCGCGATGATCCTCGTCCTGCTGGCCCATGCCGGGTTCGGCTTCGCCGAGGGCGGCTACGTCGGGCTCGACGTCTTCTTCGTGATCTCGGGTTTCCTGATCACGACCCTGATCCTGCGTGAGCTCGACAGGACGGGCCGGATCTCGCTCGCGCAGTTCTACGCCCGCCGCATCCGGCGGCTCCTGCCGGCGGCCGCGGTCGTGCTGATCGCGATCGTCTTCGGCTCGCTGATCCTGTTCTCGCCGGTCCGAAACGAGGTCGTCTCCGGCGACGTCCTCGCCTCGGTCGGCTACTTCGTCAACTGGCGCCTCGCCGACCAGTCGGTCGACTACTTCGCGCAGGGTTTCGAGGGCAGCCCGGTCCAGCACTTCTGGTCGCTGGCGGTCGAGGAGCAGTTCTACATCCTGTGGCCGCTCGTGATCGTGGCCATCGCGTTCGTCGTCGCGAAGCTCGGCGGCCGCCACCGGACGCTGCTCGGCGGCTTCATCCTGTTCGCCGGCGCCGCCTCGCTCGCCTACAGCATCTCGTTCACGCAGGAGTCCCCCGGCCAGGCCTACTTCTCGACCCTGACCCGCGCCTGGGAGCTCGGGCTCGGCTGCCTGCTGGCGGTCTTCACGCTCCCGAAGCTCGGCCCCAGGGCGGCCGGCGCGCTGACCGTCGGCGGCGTCGCGGCGATCGTCGGGTCGTTCGTCACGCTGAACGAGTCGACGCCGTTCCCGGGCGCGCTCGCGCTCTTCCCGGTGCTCGGCGCGGGCGCCGTCGTCGTCGCAGGAGTCGGGTCGGTCTCGAGCCTGCCGCAGCGCGCGCTCGCGTCGCGCCCGCTCTGCTACGTCGGCCGGATCTCGTACTGCTGGTATCTCTGGCACTGGCCGGCGCTGATCTTCGCCGGGGCGATCTGGGGCTCGCTCACCCCGGTTCAGGGCGCGCTCGTCATCGCGGCCTCGTGGGTCCCGGCCGAGTTGACCCATCGCTTCGTCGAGGTCCCGCTCCGGCACGCGAAGGCGATCAGCGTCAGGCCGCGGCGCGCGGTCGGCGTGCTCGTCGCCGGCAGCGGCGCGACCGCGGTCTGCGCGCTCGCGCTGGCGGTAGCGCAGCCGACGATCCCGCTCGCGCCCGAGGACGGTGTCGACGGCGCGACCGCGCTCGCCTCGACGACCGAGGTGCAGGACTCGGCCGAGGCAGTCCGGCCGCAGGTCGAGTCCGCGTTCGAGGACCGCACGAAGCTCGTCGACGACGGTTGCTTCGTCAAGCTCGGCGTCGTCGAGAACGACGAGTGCGTCTACGGAGACAAGGATTCGAAGACGACCGTCGTCCTGTTCGGCGACTCGCACGGCGAGCAGTACTTCCCCGCGGTCGAGCGGATCGCCGAGCGTCAGGGCTGGCGCCTCGTCGCGCTGACGAAGAGCTTCTGCTCCCCGGCCGAGGTCGAGCAGGCGCACCCGACGAAGAGCGGCCGCTTCACCGAGTGCCCGCAGTGGCGGGAGAACACGATCGAGCGCATCCTGGACAGGGAGAAGCCGCGCATGGTCATCGTCGGCGGCTCGAAGCAGATCGACCCGCTCGTCGGCGGCACCCCCGCCGACGAGGAGACCGGGCGCGAGGCGATGGTCGACGGCTGGGCCGAGACGCTCGAGGAACTGCGCTCGGGTGGCGCGAGGGTCGCGCTGCTGACCGACCTGCCGCAGTCGCCGATCGACATCCCCGACTGCGTATCGGAGAACCGCGACGACCTCGAGAGCTGCACCTTCCCCGAGCCCGACGACGCGCTCGAGGTCGAACGGCGCGCTGTCGAGCGCGTCGAGGGCGCCGAGCTCGTCGACACCGTCTCGTCGGTCTGCGCCGATCGGACGTGCCGTGCGGTGATCGGCGACGCGATCACCTATCGCGACCGCGGACACATCACCGCGACCTTCTCGGCCACGCTCGCTCCGGCGATCGGCGAACAGCTGCCGCGGCTCGATTGA
- a CDS encoding sulfatase-like hydrolase/transferase — protein sequence MTSPRPFDTHRQPRTRRTLAAALAAALLLASLLWLLVGRNSAARVGPDAANVVVVMTDDATMRDLRVMDRTRGLMGERGVDFVNSFATLPLCAPSRATFLTGQYAHNHGVRANDEGKGAFENFDDSGSVPQTLRAAGYRTGFVGKYMNGLDIEERVPGWDLWAAKKGGVYDYELNRNGEIEQYGSKPSDYQTDVTGEISREFISRSAQRDEPFFLFTSFSAPHGERGGDSRRYNPRPAERHTGAFDGRKAERNEAFDESDVSDKPRAVRESGRLKSKRKRTLDKRVESREASLLAVDEQIEGIYEELEAAGVEDETYVIFTSDNGYLFGEHRQTAKTLLYENSIRVPLLMTGPGLPEGAERGGIVGNIDLAATIYDVAGVEPGRTQDGISLVDAARDPELRSDRALLIQNEGSAGVRAPGWVYIEYDATKEYELYDLRRDPQQLDNLLDPETGELRTDRDGAALERDRLRAELERLRGCKGEGCRGEIAREGSGS from the coding sequence GTGACCTCCCCCCGGCCGTTCGACACCCACCGTCAGCCGCGCACCCGCCGCACCCTCGCGGCGGCACTCGCCGCTGCCCTGCTCCTCGCCTCGCTGCTCTGGCTGCTCGTCGGCCGGAACTCGGCCGCCCGGGTCGGCCCCGACGCGGCGAACGTCGTCGTCGTGATGACCGACGACGCGACGATGCGCGACCTTCGGGTGATGGACCGCACCCGCGGCCTGATGGGCGAGCGCGGCGTCGACTTCGTCAACTCGTTCGCGACACTGCCCCTCTGCGCGCCGTCCCGCGCGACCTTCCTCACCGGTCAGTACGCACACAACCACGGGGTCCGCGCCAACGACGAGGGCAAGGGCGCGTTCGAGAACTTCGACGACTCGGGCAGCGTGCCGCAGACGCTGCGCGCCGCCGGCTACCGGACCGGCTTCGTCGGCAAATACATGAACGGCCTCGATATCGAGGAGCGCGTGCCGGGCTGGGACCTGTGGGCGGCGAAGAAGGGCGGCGTCTACGACTACGAGCTGAACCGAAACGGCGAGATCGAGCAGTACGGATCGAAGCCCTCGGACTATCAGACCGACGTGACCGGCGAGATCTCCCGCGAGTTCATCTCGCGCAGCGCGCAGCGCGACGAGCCGTTCTTCCTCTTCACCTCGTTCTCGGCCCCGCACGGCGAGCGCGGCGGCGACTCGCGCCGCTACAACCCGCGGCCCGCCGAGCGCCACACCGGCGCCTTCGACGGCCGCAAGGCGGAGCGCAACGAGGCGTTCGACGAGAGCGATGTCTCCGACAAGCCGCGAGCGGTGCGCGAGTCGGGCCGGCTCAAGAGCAAGCGCAAGCGCACGCTCGACAAGCGGGTCGAGTCACGCGAGGCGTCGCTGCTCGCAGTCGATGAGCAGATCGAGGGGATCTACGAGGAGCTCGAGGCGGCGGGCGTCGAGGACGAGACCTACGTCATCTTCACCTCCGACAACGGCTACCTGTTCGGTGAGCATCGCCAGACGGCGAAGACGCTGCTGTATGAGAACTCGATCCGGGTGCCGCTGCTGATGACCGGCCCCGGGCTGCCCGAGGGCGCCGAGCGCGGCGGCATCGTCGGCAACATCGACCTCGCGGCGACGATCTACGACGTCGCCGGCGTCGAGCCGGGCCGCACCCAGGACGGCATCTCACTCGTCGACGCCGCGCGTGACCCCGAGCTGCGCTCCGACCGCGCGCTGCTGATCCAGAACGAGGGCTCGGCCGGAGTCCGCGCCCCGGGCTGGGTCTACATCGAGTACGACGCGACGAAGGAGTACGAGCTCTACGACCTGCGCCGCGACCCCCAGCAGCTCGACAACCTGCTCGATCCCGAAACGGGCGAGCTGAGGACGGACCGCGACGGCGCCGCCCTCGAGCGCGATCGCCTGCGCGCAGAGCTCGAGCGCCTGCGCGGCTGCAAGGGCGAGGGATGCCGCGGTGAGATCGCACGCGAGGGCTCCGGCTCGTGA
- a CDS encoding S9 family peptidase yields the protein MPTELPYGAWPSEFGVERLVSSGVRLGAPAFAPDGGLVFAERRPSDAGRTTLVHVAPGGERTDLTPPGADVRTRVHEYGGAAWWPCGRGVVFSDDRDGRLYRLEPGSAPEPMTPEPRSPRALRYADGSVSPDGETIWCVRESHAPGGEPVNEIVELSARGRGGEPRVVAGGRDFYAAPRISPDGERLAWIEWDHPRMPWDGTELVVAAPDGSDSRSVAGGQEESIVSPAWSPAGELHFCSDRSDWWNLERIGSEGERVAVAPIAAEVGGPAWVFGMQAFAFLDDGRIACVVVEGGRVWVGSIAPAGDRIEPLGLERAPGYPVLASDGRRIAFAGAAPTLGQAIVIADPARGMESVVAAPGGGALDPGLISVAREISFPAEDGSSAHALFYAPVNPAVAPVPGERPPLIVLSHGGPTGNSTDEFDLEIQFWTSRGIAVCDVNYGGSTGYGRRYRKRLEDAWGIVDVADCAAAVRHLVEVGAVDPERVAISGGSAGGYTTLRALTTRDEFSAGASHYGVADLGALARDTHKFESRYLDGLVGPYPERSDVYDERSPINHVDGLSCPVILLQGLEDEVVPPAQAEQMVAALERKGIAHAYLAFEGEQHGFRRAETIRRAAEAELAFYGLIFGFEPADELPPLELRGSRD from the coding sequence ATGCCGACCGAGCTCCCCTACGGCGCCTGGCCCTCCGAGTTCGGCGTCGAGCGACTCGTCTCCTCGGGGGTCCGCCTCGGCGCGCCGGCCTTCGCTCCCGACGGTGGGCTGGTCTTCGCCGAGCGCCGGCCTTCCGACGCCGGACGGACGACGCTCGTCCACGTCGCTCCAGGCGGCGAGCGGACCGACCTGACCCCGCCCGGAGCCGACGTCCGCACGCGCGTCCACGAGTACGGCGGCGCCGCCTGGTGGCCCTGTGGCCGCGGCGTGGTGTTCTCCGACGACCGCGACGGTCGCCTGTACCGGCTGGAGCCGGGGTCAGCGCCCGAGCCGATGACACCCGAGCCGAGATCGCCGCGCGCGCTGCGCTACGCCGACGGTTCGGTCTCGCCCGACGGCGAGACGATCTGGTGCGTGCGCGAATCGCACGCGCCGGGCGGAGAACCGGTCAATGAGATCGTCGAGCTGTCCGCGCGCGGGCGCGGGGGTGAACCGCGCGTCGTCGCAGGCGGGCGCGACTTCTACGCCGCACCGAGGATCTCGCCGGACGGCGAGCGGCTCGCCTGGATCGAGTGGGACCACCCGCGGATGCCGTGGGACGGCACCGAGCTCGTGGTCGCGGCCCCCGACGGATCGGATTCGAGGTCGGTCGCCGGCGGCCAGGAGGAGTCGATCGTCTCTCCCGCCTGGAGCCCGGCCGGTGAGCTTCACTTCTGCTCGGATCGCAGCGACTGGTGGAACCTCGAGCGGATCGGCTCCGAGGGCGAGCGAGTCGCGGTCGCGCCGATCGCCGCGGAGGTCGGCGGACCCGCCTGGGTCTTCGGGATGCAGGCGTTCGCATTCCTCGACGACGGCCGGATCGCCTGCGTGGTCGTCGAGGGCGGCAGGGTATGGGTCGGTTCGATCGCTCCCGCCGGTGATCGGATCGAACCGCTCGGGCTCGAGCGCGCCCCGGGTTATCCGGTCCTCGCCTCCGACGGTCGCCGGATCGCGTTCGCGGGGGCGGCGCCGACACTCGGCCAGGCGATCGTCATCGCCGACCCGGCGAGGGGCATGGAGAGCGTCGTCGCGGCACCCGGGGGAGGGGCGCTCGACCCCGGCCTGATCTCCGTCGCTCGCGAGATCAGCTTCCCGGCCGAGGACGGCTCGAGCGCGCACGCGCTCTTCTACGCGCCGGTCAATCCCGCGGTCGCCCCGGTCCCGGGCGAGCGCCCGCCGTTGATCGTGCTCTCCCACGGCGGACCGACCGGCAACTCGACCGACGAGTTCGATCTCGAGATCCAGTTCTGGACGAGCCGAGGAATCGCGGTCTGCGACGTCAACTACGGCGGTTCGACCGGCTACGGGCGCCGCTACCGGAAGCGGCTCGAGGATGCGTGGGGCATAGTCGACGTCGCCGACTGCGCCGCCGCCGTCCGCCATCTCGTCGAGGTCGGCGCGGTCGACCCTGAGCGGGTCGCGATCAGCGGCGGCAGCGCCGGTGGTTACACGACGCTTCGCGCGCTGACGACCCGCGACGAGTTCTCCGCCGGGGCGAGTCACTACGGCGTCGCCGACCTCGGCGCCCTGGCCCGCGACACGCACAAGTTCGAGTCGCGCTACCTCGACGGGCTCGTCGGGCCCTATCCCGAGCGCAGCGACGTCTACGACGAGCGCTCGCCGATCAACCACGTCGACGGGCTGTCGTGCCCGGTGATCCTCCTCCAGGGTCTCGAGGACGAGGTGGTGCCACCCGCGCAGGCCGAGCAGATGGTCGCCGCGCTCGAGCGCAAGGGGATCGCTCACGCCTACCTCGCCTTCGAGGGCGAGCAGCACGGCTTCCGCCGCGCGGAGACGATCCGGCGCGCCGCCGAGGCCGAGCTCGCCTTCTACGGCCTGATCTTCGGGTTCGAGCCCGCCGACGAGCTACCGCCGCTCGAGCTCCGCGGCTCGCGCGACTGA
- a CDS encoding adenylate/guanylate cyclase domain-containing protein, whose product MIRLARVATFFVVLSANAIGALVVFVLLAVVLPSVPLSDEGSARLINGVMAGVYVIVAVFGGYAFGIRRQARATRWLYEGRDPTEREQRRTLRIPLSILVLEMVLWMAAALIFGLVNSLVFNIELGVRIAVVAGFGGVTTSAISYLLAERVQRRIAVRALRNLPPGRLSAPGVGVRFLLTWALGTAAPVLGLVLLGVSALVDDDASADELALTMIVLGVVALTVGLLAILVTVRAVSGPVRSMRRALERIREGEFDTEVRVDDGSDLGQMQAGFNQMAAGLREREELRDLFGRHVGEDVAKAALEKGVEMGGEVRDVAVLFVDVEGSTRLAVERPPEEVVELLNDFFTVVVESIDEEGGWVNKFEGDAALAIFGAPSELENRDERALRAARRIAERLRSEVEGVRAGVGVSAGEAVAGNIGSTARFEYTVIGDPVNEAARLTEAAKDADSGVLARRAMLDAAGDEAEHWRECGEIELRGRGEPTEVIGLAEEPDRGEGAADTGEAKARAAQESRAT is encoded by the coding sequence CTGATCCGCCTCGCGCGGGTCGCCACGTTCTTCGTAGTCCTGTCGGCGAACGCGATCGGGGCGCTCGTCGTCTTCGTGCTCCTCGCGGTCGTCCTGCCGTCCGTCCCGCTCAGCGACGAGGGCAGCGCCCGCCTGATCAACGGGGTTATGGCCGGCGTCTACGTGATCGTGGCCGTCTTCGGGGGCTATGCGTTCGGGATCCGGCGCCAGGCCCGGGCGACCCGCTGGCTGTATGAGGGGCGCGACCCGACCGAGCGCGAGCAGCGGCGCACCCTGCGGATCCCGCTCTCGATCCTCGTGCTCGAGATGGTCCTGTGGATGGCCGCGGCACTGATCTTCGGCCTCGTCAACTCGCTCGTCTTCAACATCGAGCTCGGTGTCCGGATCGCCGTCGTCGCGGGCTTCGGCGGCGTCACGACCTCGGCGATCTCCTACCTGCTCGCCGAGCGAGTCCAGCGCCGGATCGCGGTTCGCGCGCTGCGAAACCTGCCGCCGGGCCGGCTCTCGGCTCCGGGCGTCGGCGTGCGCTTCCTGCTCACCTGGGCGCTCGGGACTGCGGCCCCGGTCCTAGGTCTCGTCCTGCTCGGCGTCTCGGCGCTCGTCGACGACGACGCGTCGGCCGACGAGCTCGCGCTGACGATGATCGTCCTCGGCGTCGTCGCGTTGACGGTCGGCCTGCTGGCGATCCTCGTGACCGTCCGTGCCGTCTCGGGGCCGGTCCGCAGCATGCGACGGGCGCTCGAGCGCATCCGAGAGGGCGAGTTCGACACGGAGGTCCGCGTCGACGACGGCTCCGACCTCGGGCAGATGCAGGCCGGCTTCAACCAGATGGCCGCCGGCCTTCGCGAGCGCGAGGAGCTCCGCGACCTCTTCGGGCGGCACGTCGGGGAGGACGTGGCCAAGGCGGCGCTCGAGAAGGGCGTCGAGATGGGCGGAGAGGTGCGCGACGTCGCGGTGCTCTTCGTCGATGTCGAGGGCTCGACCCGGCTCGCCGTCGAGCGTCCGCCTGAGGAGGTCGTCGAGCTGCTGAACGACTTCTTCACCGTCGTCGTCGAGTCGATCGACGAGGAGGGCGGCTGGGTCAACAAGTTCGAGGGCGACGCGGCACTGGCGATCTTCGGCGCGCCCTCGGAGCTCGAGAATCGCGACGAGCGCGCGCTGCGCGCCGCGCGCCGGATCGCCGAGCGGCTGCGCTCGGAGGTCGAGGGCGTCCGCGCCGGCGTCGGCGTCTCGGCCGGCGAGGCGGTCGCGGGGAACATCGGTTCGACCGCGCGCTTCGAGTACACGGTGATCGGCGATCCGGTCAACGAGGCGGCGCGTCTCACCGAGGCGGCGAAGGACGCGGACTCCGGGGTGCTCGCCCGGCGCGCGATGCTCGACGCCGCCGGGGACGAGGCGGAGCACTGGCGAGAGTGCGGTGAGATCGAGCTGCGCGGCCGCGGCGAGCCGACCGAGGTCATCGGGCTCGCGGAGGAGCCGGACCGAGGGGAGGGCGCCGCCGACACGGGCGAAGCGAAGGCTCGGGCTGCGCAAGAGTCACGAGCGACGTGA
- a CDS encoding MFS transporter, with the protein MIERRRLAVLAGAHASADLCQGALAALIPFLIAGRGISYGQAGLLLMVMAVASSVLQPLFGVASDRWRSPATVPLALLVAGAGITAVGLVDSVGGMVAGVAVAGLGVGAFHPDAARRARLAGAARPSSALSVFAFGGNAGFAAAPALITPAVLIAGLAGAAIVLVPIAIAIALMWASGELSPPAGGGREPVAATGGDRWAPFAGVATIATLRSGTYFGLQAFLATYLIATLGATEAQGNLALTVMLVVGAAGTLAGGVLADRFERRFVMASFSAAAALATALLALAPTIGLATIASALVGFCLFGNFSLSVAWGQELLPSRPGFATGVTLGLAMGIGGAFAAGFGAVADLVGIEAVFWALAALPLPGALIATLLPRGAEPGPGTESAGGRAATVGDSL; encoded by the coding sequence GTGATCGAGCGCCGCCGCCTCGCCGTCCTCGCCGGCGCCCACGCCAGCGCCGATCTCTGCCAGGGCGCGCTCGCGGCGCTGATCCCCTTCCTGATCGCCGGGCGCGGAATCTCCTACGGCCAGGCCGGGTTGCTGCTGATGGTGATGGCGGTCGCCTCCTCGGTCCTCCAGCCGCTGTTCGGTGTCGCGTCGGATCGTTGGCGCAGCCCGGCGACCGTCCCGCTCGCCCTGCTCGTCGCGGGCGCCGGCATCACCGCCGTCGGCCTCGTCGACAGCGTCGGCGGGATGGTCGCTGGGGTCGCGGTCGCCGGCCTCGGGGTCGGCGCGTTCCATCCCGACGCCGCCCGCCGCGCCCGGCTCGCCGGGGCAGCGCGGCCGTCGAGCGCGCTGAGCGTCTTCGCGTTCGGGGGTAACGCCGGATTCGCTGCGGCGCCGGCGCTGATCACGCCCGCCGTCCTGATCGCGGGTCTCGCGGGAGCCGCGATCGTGCTCGTTCCGATCGCGATCGCGATCGCCCTGATGTGGGCGAGCGGCGAGCTCAGCCCCCCGGCGGGTGGCGGTCGCGAACCGGTCGCCGCGACCGGTGGCGATCGCTGGGCCCCGTTCGCCGGTGTCGCGACGATCGCGACGCTGCGCTCGGGCACCTACTTCGGGCTGCAGGCGTTCCTCGCGACCTACCTCATCGCGACGCTCGGCGCGACCGAGGCCCAGGGGAACCTCGCGCTGACTGTCATGCTCGTCGTCGGCGCGGCCGGAACGCTCGCCGGCGGCGTTCTCGCCGACCGCTTCGAGCGCCGCTTCGTGATGGCCTCGTTCTCAGCGGCCGCGGCGCTCGCGACCGCATTGCTGGCGCTCGCGCCGACGATCGGCCTCGCGACCATCGCATCGGCCCTGGTCGGGTTCTGCCTGTTCGGCAACTTCAGCCTCAGCGTCGCGTGGGGCCAGGAGCTGTTGCCGAGCCGTCCGGGTTTCGCGACCGGAGTCACGCTCGGGCTCGCGATGGGGATCGGCGGCGCCTTCGCGGCGGGGTTCGGAGCGGTCGCCGATTTGGTCGGGATCGAGGCCGTGTTCTGGGCGCTGGCCGCGCTCCCGTTGCCCGGCGCCCTGATCGCGACGCTGCTGCCGCGCGGCGCCGAACCCGGCCCCGGCACGGAGAGCGCCGGGGGCCGGGCCGCGACCGTCGGTGACTCGCTCTAG
- a CDS encoding diguanylate cyclase, translated as MKVAKGERMGASFGIAALPEPALLVDSAGNVVELNRLAAETFDRPRKAGFPVSEVVAARPLAEWLASERAEPLRIRAEARRSDGVPITVELRASDIGSGALCLLRELPRDRFGGEAQRYFDGAFDRSPIGMALFDTAGRYTRVNDALCELLGISREELIGRRDQEFTHPDDRQSDIDEAWRILRGEIDTAYQHKRFVRPSGEIVWVIACMTFLRDDAGNPLSWVGQFVDVTDAKLLEADLRRLAGVDTLTGMPNRRALEERIQAALDADREGALLLIDIDGFKQINDFGGHPFGDQVLRDVGRAIAASVRRDDEAGRWGGDEFAVLIYDADPRSVERVSDAVEAAVADLDVSPVTISASVGSASFGDGSLPARDRDELLAAADADMYRRKRLRSEE; from the coding sequence ATGAAGGTCGCGAAGGGAGAGCGCATGGGGGCGAGCTTCGGCATCGCCGCGCTACCCGAACCTGCGCTCCTGGTCGACTCGGCGGGCAACGTCGTCGAACTCAACCGACTCGCCGCTGAGACGTTCGACCGTCCGCGCAAGGCCGGATTCCCGGTGTCGGAGGTCGTCGCGGCACGCCCGCTCGCCGAATGGCTCGCGAGCGAGCGCGCGGAGCCGCTTCGTATCCGCGCCGAAGCGCGGCGCTCGGACGGTGTGCCGATCACGGTCGAGCTGCGTGCGTCCGACATCGGTTCCGGTGCCCTCTGCCTGCTTCGCGAGCTGCCACGCGACCGCTTCGGCGGAGAAGCTCAGCGCTACTTCGACGGCGCCTTCGATCGCTCGCCGATCGGGATGGCCCTGTTCGACACCGCCGGGCGGTACACGCGGGTCAACGATGCGCTCTGCGAGCTCCTCGGGATCTCGCGCGAAGAGTTGATCGGGCGCCGCGACCAGGAGTTCACCCACCCCGACGATCGTCAGTCCGACATCGACGAGGCGTGGCGGATCCTTCGCGGGGAGATCGACACCGCCTACCAGCACAAGCGCTTCGTCCGGCCGTCGGGCGAGATCGTCTGGGTCATCGCCTGTATGACCTTCCTCCGCGACGACGCCGGCAACCCGCTGAGCTGGGTCGGCCAGTTCGTCGACGTCACCGACGCGAAGCTGCTCGAGGCGGATCTGCGGCGGCTCGCGGGCGTCGACACCCTCACGGGAATGCCGAACCGCCGCGCGCTCGAGGAGCGCATCCAGGCCGCGCTCGACGCCGATCGGGAGGGCGCACTGCTGCTCATCGACATCGACGGGTTCAAGCAGATCAACGATTTCGGCGGCCACCCGTTCGGCGACCAGGTGCTGCGCGACGTGGGGCGGGCGATCGCCGCGTCGGTTCGCAGGGACGACGAGGCCGGGCGCTGGGGTGGCGACGAGTTCGCGGTGTTGATCTACGACGCGGATCCGCGCAGCGTCGAACGCGTCTCCGATGCGGTCGAGGCGGCGGTCGCCGACCTCGACGTCTCGCCCGTCACGATCTCGGCGAGCGTCGGCAGCGCGAGCTTCGGCGACGGGTCGCTTCCGGCCCGCGACCGCGATGAGCTCTTGGCCGCCGCCGACGCCGACATGTATCGGCGAAAGCGCCTGCGAAGCGAGGAGTAG